From a region of the Rhipicephalus microplus isolate Deutch F79 chromosome X, USDA_Rmic, whole genome shotgun sequence genome:
- the LOC119175621 gene encoding beta-1,3-galactosyltransferase 5, with protein MLTQRMVRERRSGLVLLLLASLAVWSRWSSSPPSPPLESSNGVAGNVSDEPGRLVDRRDFVFVLDSSRCHRQRDLFLAVFVHSAPAHFGRRRAIRETWGNASALAAATARAMVLVFLVGQAAGLEGALRAESAAHGDLVMGNFVDSYHNLTYKHVMGLKWVATHCSQAHYVLKTDDDVFIDLFQVSAQLGSHAPSRLLMCGLIRRPYVKRSQRSKWRVSFREYRPHRYPPYCSGWAIFMSPDVVRDLYRASADVPYFWVDDVLVTGILAQRLGIEHVDLGPRLARDARDARAWLRDGGPPPLGHPDLDTELVYRLWERTRKNMDGSLSNKG; from the coding sequence ATGCTGACTCAGCGCATGGTTCGCGAGCGGCGCTCTGgcctggtgctgctgctgctggcatCGCTGGCAGTGTGGTCTCGCTGGTCGTCATCGCCGCCGTCGCCGCCGCTGGAGTCCAGCAATGGAGTGGCAGGCAATGTGTCGGACGAGCCGGGCCGGCTGGTGGACCGGCGCGACTTTGTCTTTGTGCTGGACAGCAGTCGTTGCCACAGACAGCGCGACCTGTTCCTGGCCGTGTTCGTGCACTCTGCGCCGGCGCACTTCGGCCGGCGGCGCGCCATTCGCGAGACGTGGGGCAACGCCAGTGCCCTGGCCGCTGCAACTGCGCGCGCCATGGTGCTCGTCTTCCTCGTGGGCCAGGCAGCCGGCCTGGAGGGTGCATTGCGCGCCGAGAGCGCCGCGCACGGTGACCTGGTAATGGGCAACTTTGTCGACAGCTACCACAACCTGACGTACAAGCACGTCATGGGGCTCAAGTGGGTGGCGACTCACTGCAGCCAGGCACACTATGTGCTCAAAACAGATGATGACGTCTTCATAGACCTGTTTCAGGTGAGCGCACAACTAGGGTCCCATGCACCGTCCCGGCTCCTCATGTGCGGCCTCATCCGGCGGCCTTACGTCAAGCGCAGCCAGCGCAGCAAGTGGCGTGTCAGCTTCCGCGAGTACCGGCCACACCGCTACCCGCCCTACTGCTCTGGCTGGGCTATATTTATGTCACCTGATGTGGTGCGGGACTTGTACCGTGCCTCGGCCGATGTGCCCTATTTCTGGGTTGATGATGTGCTTGTTACCGGCATCCTGGCGCAGCGCCTGGGCATTGAGCACGTTGACCTCGGGCCGCGGCTGGCACGCGACGCTCGTGATGCCCGTGCCTGGCTGCGCGATGGTGGCCCGCCGCCTCTTGGTCACCCCGACCTAGATACAGAGCTCGTGTACCGCCTCTGGGAACGTACAAGAAAGAACATGGATGGTTCGCTCAGTAATAAAGGCTGA